A stretch of the Arvicola amphibius chromosome 8, mArvAmp1.2, whole genome shotgun sequence genome encodes the following:
- the LOC119820810 gene encoding probable bifunctional dTTP/UTP pyrophosphatase/methyltransferase protein — MALTPVLRRLRGRRVVLASSSPRRRDILGYTGLRFEVVPSRFPETLDPAAFPTPHDYARENARQKALEVARRLREKDQRTPDVVIGADTVVAMAGLILEKPQDKEDAFQMLRRLSGREHSVITGVAIVLFPPSPRDPGGAPLPDPKVTSFHEETQVTFSELTDELLRDYVDSGEPMDKAGGYALQALGAMLVERAEGDFLGAVGFPLNRFCRELQALLGPEVTSLPAAAEGGADGDTDGPRPPPAAENPGIDL; from the exons ATGGCGCTGACCCCGGTACTCCGGCGGCTCCGCGGGCGTCGGGTGGTGCTGGCGAGCTCATCCCCGAGGAGGCGGGACATCTTGGGATACACG GGCCTCCGGTTCGAGGTCGTCCCTTCCCGGTTCCCCGAGACGCTGGACCCCGCCGCCTTCCCGACCCCGCACGACTACGCTCGGGAGAATGCGCGACAGAAGGCGCTGGAGGTGGCGCGGCGACTGCGGGAG AAAGATCAGCGGACCCCAGACGTCGTCATTGGCGCCGACACTGTGGTG GCCATGGCCGGGCTGATACTGGAAAAGCCTCAGGACAAGGAGGACGCCTTCCAGATGCTCCGGCG GCTGAGCGGGCGCGAGCACAGCGTCATCACAGGCGTTGCCATAGTCCTCTTCCCACCTTCGCCCCGCGACCCTGGCGGGGCCCCGCTCCCCGACCCAAAAGTGACGTCGTTCCACGAGGAGACGCAGGTGACATTCTCGGAGCTGACGGATGAGCTGCTGCGGGACTACGTGGACAGCGGGGAGCCCAT GGACAAGGCCGGCGGGTACGCGCTGCAGGCGCTGGGCGCAATGCTGGTTGAGCGCGCAGAAGGCGACTTCCTGGGCGCTGTGGGCTTTCCGCTCAACCGCTTCTGCCGCGAGCTGCAGGCCCTGCTGGGGCCGGAAGTAACTTCACTGCCTGCTGCTGCAGAGGGCGGGGCTGACGGCGACACAGATGG GCCCCGCCCACCTCCAGCGGCAGAGAACCCTGGGATCGACCTCTGA